CTCTTTAGACAGATCATCATTATCCCACCAGAAATGGTTGGAATGATAATGACGAAGATAAAAAGCCGGCAATGTGTTAGAAATGGTTCCTCGGGCGATGAAAGTCACAGTGTCTTTCTTAAAACGGAAGTTTAAATCCATATTTCCTTTTAGCCGGAATTGTCCGATGCTTTCTTTCAATATACCAACTTCTCCTGTTGCTGAGTAATGAAGTAATTTCCCACTTTTTCTGGATAGTTCGCCTCCGGCATAAACTTCATTTTCAGTGTACTTATTCACTGAAACTGAATCTTTGTCCATTAATTTATATTGACGTATTTCATGAGAGATAAATCCGGTAAGTCCAGCCTGTGCATATTTGTTGAAGCCTTCGAGCAAAGCAATGGCAAAAGTGTTTTTTATTGACGAATAGCTTGTTGAGTCTTTAGAAGAAAGAGCATTTTTATTTATATATATGTTTTCGTAGAAGTCCTTATTTTCAGAGAGTGAAAGATACTTTCTACGGGCACTTTCGTATTTTACAGTGTGTATAAAGCTGGTGACAGGTACAAATTCCTTCTCTTTTTGCTTTTTCTCATTTTCTTTTTCTCTATTGAATCCAAGATTGTAGCGGTGGGTCAGGAAGATGTATGAATCATGGTTCCTGTTCCATGTATCAGTAAAGAGGGTTGGAATATTAACTGGCTCATATTTTTTTTTGCCTTCACTCATTGCCAGAGGATTGGTAATATATCTGTCATCAGTAATTCCTCCGTTTTCTACCATTTTAGTAAAGAAATTGTTATAAAGCAAATGGGCCTGATAGTGACTTCCAAGATAGCTGCCAAAAAGACTTCCGTTAAAATGGGCTGTTGACTGATTTGAGTAGAAACCTCTACCGTATTGATAATCAATGTTGAACCCGAAAGCCATACGCTTATTTACGTTAACAGAGAAGTAACTTTTAAAACGTTCTTCACCATCTACACTTGATCCGGATTTGAAATATGTGAGATTAGTATAGGGTAAACGAGAATTTGAAAATTTAAATTCTTGTGGCTTCACAAAGAAGCTTGAATAAGGGTCAATGAAAAGATATTGAGAGAAATCAGAGCGCTCGAAATAAATCCTTGACATGGAAGGTGAACCCAGATTTCCAAGATGATTTTTGTGCCCTGTGACTCCTTCTACCAGGTTCTGGTTCTGAAAGTGATGAAAGGCTGTATCAGCAGGTATCAACTGAATATTACCCAAACGTTCATCAACAGTCCACATGTAGAGTTTCGGATCGATTGATGCTGAGTTGACTTTTGTACTGTCTTGATGCTCTTCATTATTCTGACCATTTCTGTTATCAGAAGTATTTCTATTGTTCATCCTGTTCGGAGAACCTGGCATCTCTCTGTATTGTGCATGAAGAGATGTCTGAGAAAGAACTGTGAATAGTATATATATAAATGTGATCCTTTTCATAATTAGGCGCAAATATACACAAAAAACAATTCATAAAGGAAATTTGCCAGACAGGTTCTTTTAAAAGTTCTCTCTTTTTGTTATTTACTTATTTTAGCGGGATTGTTAAGAAACCATTCCTTTTGATTGTATAATTCTGATCCAAGACTTGTATGTCAATATCAACTTCTGCCAAATTGTTTACAATGATCTCTTCCTTTGCAATTTTGATCAGTAGAAAATATCCGTTAAAATTGACCTTAAAGGAATAGGATTTCCATTTTTGAGGGATGAGTGGGTCGAATGACACTTTCCCGTTTTTGAGTTTAATTCCGGCAAACCCTTCCACCAAGGCAAGCCAGCTGCCTGGCATGCTGGTGATATGCAGCCCTTCTTTCAGGTCATTATTATAATCGTCTAAATCAAGACGTGTAGCCTTCAGGAAAAGGTCATAAGCTTTTTCAATATCACCTATTCGTGCAGCCAGAATAGAGTGTACAAAATATGACAGAGATGATTCGTGTAATGTACGTGGCTCGTAAAACTTAAAGTTTTTCTTTACAGTACTTCGGCTGAAGTTGTTACCGTACAGATATATCCCCAATAAAACATCACTTTGTTTAATGAAACATGAACGTAGAATTCGGTCCCACGACCAATGTTGACTGATAGGACGTTCTGCGGGATTAATATCTGCAACGACATTTAATTCCTTATCAAGATAACCGTCTTGCTGAACGAATATTCCAGTTTCTTTATCTTCAGGAAAAAACATGTTCTCAATGATATCTTTCCATCTTTTGGTTTCCTCTGGTTCAAAATTTGTTTTTGCAATTATCCTTTGATATTCTGTCGGATATTCTTTCTGAACCAGTTTCAGGTAATGGAGAGTTGATTTTAAATTTTGTACGCAACTATAATTGGTATACCAGTTGTTGTCTACATTGTTTTCATATTCATTGGGTCCCGTGACTCCAAGGATAACATATTTTTGTTTAGGAGTGGAGAAACTCACACGTTGACTCCAGAATCGCGAAATTCCAATAAGAACCTCAAGTCCGTATTTGGCAACATAATCTGTTTTGCCTGTGTAATTTGTATATAAATCGATGGTATAGGCAATAATACCATTTCGATGAATTTCTTCAAAAGTTATTTCCCATTCATTATGGCACTCATTTCCATCCATTGTTACCATAGGGTAGAGTGCTGCTCCATTTAAAAATCCAAGTTTTTCTGCATTTTCGATTGCTTTAGGCAGATGGTTATACCGATACAGCAACAGATTTACAGCTAATTTTTCTGAACCGGATAACAGATAGTAAGGTATACAGCATAATTCGGTATTCCATTGAGTGTTCCCTCCATATTTTTCACCGGTAAATCCTTTAGCTCCAATGTTCAAACTTGGATTGTCTCCCTTGTAGTTTTGGCGTATCTGGAATATATTAAATCGGATTGCTTGCTGAACTTCATCATCTCCCTCAATTTTTACGTCCATTATATCCCAGATTTTACTCCATTCTTTGCGTTGCTCTTCCAGGAGATTTTCCCATCCCGTAGATTTAGCTTTTTGAGCCTCACTAACAGACTGTTCAACTAGCTTTTTTCTGTCACAATATAATGAGGAGACAATAGAAGTGTATTTAATTAAAGATAATCTTTCACCAGGTTTTACATCACTACCTACACTGAAGCCAACCAGCTTTTCTTTCTCAATTCTGATAGGTCGACTAGTAATTTCTTTGCTGTTTTTAAATAACTGATAAGTGGTAGCACAACAAACTTGTGAATCTTCACGTTTAGTCTGAGCCCATAACAATGCATATTCTCGGGTTGTTTCTGCTAGAATAATGTTCCACATCTTTTCATTAAAATTGGAACTTTCATGTACCACATCTCCATTGATATAGGGCAGAAGAGAAATCTTACCTTCGTAATTTACGGAAGTTACGCTGTATTTTATTAAACAAAGATTCAGTTGAGTCATGCTATAAAAGCGTTCAACATGTATTTGTAATGTATATCCTTTAGGTGATGTTACGGTAAATGTCCTTTCTGAGATGCCATCTCTCATAGAAAGTTTGCGGTCAAACTGATCTACATCCCACAGTTCCAGATCAAGTTCTTCATCTATTAATCTGAGATTAATTCCACTCCAGTAAGGAGCATTAGGCATGCGTGAAAAATAGCGGGGATATCCGTTTTTCCACCATCCAACACGAGTGCGGTCTTGAAAATAAATACCAGCTATGTAAGAGCCCTGGAGAGTATCGCCGGTGTATTTTTCCTCAAAATTTCCACGTTGTCCTATTCTACCATTACCAATACTGAATATGCTTTCAGATGCTCTTTGGTCTTTAACGTGAAAGCCTTCTTCAATGATATTCCATTCGTCAGTTTTAAGGTATTTTTTCATCCTGCTTTATATTCGTGCCCACTTTTGTGATGCGTGTTTTTATTACTTTTTCGCTTCAAAACGTTCAATAGCTCTGATATAAACCATGTCTCTATACTTATCATGGCTAAAATCTGCACGCCTTTTAGGCCTTGCAACAAGTTAATTGATAATAAACTTGTTGCAAGGTAATAATAAATATTTAAAAAAACACGCTCTGAATACTAATTTTCTGCAGAATTGAGTTTATGTTTTGGCAAAGTTTCTTTAATAATCCAGACACATGCGGCACCGATAATCAGGAAGCAACCTGCCAAAACAAGCATGTTTACCTGTTTCCCTCCAACAACACGTAACAATATTCCCCCAACCAGAGCAGCACAAATTTGTGGAATACAGATGGTGCCATTAAATAATCCGAGGTATGCTCCCATGTTTTTTCCTGAAATGGAATTAGTTAATATTGTAAATGGCATTGCCAGCATAGCTGCCCATGCAAAGCCGATTAGGAAATAAGCTGCAAACAATATATATTGATTATGCATGAATTGAGTAGAGATAAAACCAAGGCCACCTAAGAGTAAACTGAATGAATAAGCAAATTTTCGAGATTTAAACATAGGTAATACAACCGCCCAACAAACTGACCCGATTGCTTGTATAGCGAATAGCACGCCAACCCAGTTTCCTGCCTCCTGATATTCAGCAGTTGCTGTATTAGTCGTTCCCCATACATTGTCGGCTATTGCCCCGTTGGTATATGTCCACATATACATGAATGCAGCCCAAGAGAAGAATTGTACCAAGCCTACAGTCCAGAATACTTTAGGAGCATGAATTAATAAAGAAATAAAATCGGTTTTCTCCTTCTTTTCTGCAGCAGTGATTCCGTGAAACTCTTCAAATTCTTTAGGAGGCATTTCTTTAACCTTGATTGTGGTATAGATAACACATAAAATTAATATTGCAGCACCAATGTAAAATGAATAAATCACTGAGTCAGGAACCAGTCCCTTTTCTGCAATATTACTGATTCCGAAGAACGTAAAAATAAACGGGAACATGTATCCTACAAGACTTCCGGCATTGCAAAGAAAGCTTTGAATTGAATAAGCAAGTCCTTTTTGTTTTTCATTTACAAAATCACCAACCATCATTTTAAAAGGCTGCATGGCCATATTAATGGAGGTATCCAGAAACATCAAAGCTATTATACCAAATAGCATTGCATTAAATATTTTAGTGAAGCTACCGGCATTTGGTAGAAGACACATAATAATGACAGCTATCAGAGAACCGACGAAAAGATAAGGTATCCGTCGACCGAAACGAGTCCAGGTCTTATCGCTTGCTGAGCCAATAATTGGTTGTACAATAATTCCTGCCAAAGGAGGAAGAATCCAAAAGTAACTCAGATTATGTGGATCGGCCCCCAATGTAGCAAATATACGACTGATGTTTGCACTTTGAAGTGCATATGCAATTTGAACACCAAAAAATCCGAAACTAATATTCCATAGTTTCCAAAAGCTTAGATCTGGTTTTGTTTTCATATTTTGTTAATGGCATTTATTATTTTAATTTGCTGTTTTGATTACTTATTCAATTATTTAGTTGTTCCTCTTACAATAAGGTTAGTCTTGACGATTTTATTTCCGCTTCTTTTTTCTTCCGGGTTTTTATTCTCAAGCTTTTCTATTAAGAGGTTAATAGCACTCTCACCAACTTCTTTACCGTGCTGTTCTACAGTTGTGAGTTTGGGATCGGTAGTTTGTGCAATAATTCCATCAGAGAATCCGCAGATGGAAATTTCTTCGGGAACTTTCAACTCTGCCAGTTTGCATGAATATAAGATCCCCGATGCTGTTTCATCGTTGATAGCAAAAAAACCATCAGGACGATCCGGAGATTCCAGTATATCCGGAGTGATAGCAATTGCTTGTTCTCTAGTATCGCATATTTTTATCATACTGTCGTCAACCGGAATTTTATATTTTCTCATAGCATCCAAATATCCGTTTCTTCTGTTTTTGGAGATTTCCAAGTGAAGTGGAGCACTGTAAAACAAGATTCGCTTACATCCGGTTTGAATCATATATTCCACTGCGGAAAAGGCTCCTGCATAATCATCAACAACAACACGTTCCGTATTAATCCCGGTGCAGATTCGATCGTAAAATACTATAGGGATATTGTTATCTAGCAATTCCTGATAGTGTTCATAATGTGAGGTATCTTTGGCCAAGGATGTAATAACACCACATACACGTGCTGCAAGAAATGAATGAACGATCTTTACCTCACGTTCATATTCTTCGTTGGACTGGGCGATAATAATATTATATCCGGCTTTTGAAGCCACCTCTTCAATTCCATCAAGTACACAAGAAAAAAAATGATGAATAAATTGTGGAATGATTACCCCGATAGTGTTAGAACGACTGGTTCTTAAGTTAAAAGCAAGCTCATTAGGCTTATAGTTATGCTCTCGTGCGAACTTATTTATAATGTTTCTTGTTTCTTCACTAATATCAGGGTTGTTTTTTAAGGCCCTCGATACTGTTGATGGAGAGACATTCAAAGCCTTGGCAATATCTTTAATTGTGATTTGAGGTTTATAATTCATAGTTATATTTCTTAAGCTTTGGTCCAAGGTTATTATTAGATGATTATCTCATTACAAAAATAGAATAATTGTCCTGGATTGTTTTTAGGAGTTAATTAATAGAGATGTATTTGGAATGCAAACGATTGCAAGGCAAAAGTAGCTAATTCAACGCTTAACTGAATCAACCAACAGTTAATAAATTCTATTTTTGTTGCATTACTGATATGAAATGTTAAATTCATTTCAATTCTTCAGAGAGAATCTATTATTATAATATTGTTAACTTTAATTTTTAAATGCATGAAGCAAGTTAATCTTAAATTCGTGAAGACAATTCTACCTATATTGATGGGGTTGTTCTTGTCGATGAGTGTCTTTGCACAGCAGATCAACATTACGGGAACTGTAAAAGATGCAAAAGGCGAGCCTATTATTGGTGCAAATGTTGCTGTTAAGGGTACGACTAATGGGACAATTACCGATTTAGATGGCGTTTTTCATCTAAAAGTTCCGCAAAATTCTATTATTACCTTTTCTTTTATAGGTTACAAAGCTATAGAAATGAAAGCTGCAGCTAACATGTCAGTTGTATTGGAAGAGGAAGCCGTGATGCTTGCTGGAACAGTTGTTATTGGTTATGGAACGGTAAAGAAGAATGATCTTACCGGGTCTGTGACAGCTATCAAGCCAGATAAACTAAACCGCGGTTTGACAACAAATGCCCAGGATATGATGATCGGTAAGATTGCCGGTGTAAACGTAACGTCCAACGGTGGAACTCCAGGAGGTGGCGCAACTATTCGTATTCGTGGGGGATCTTCTCTTTCTGCAAGTAATGATCCGCTAATTGTAATTGATGGTATGGCTTTGGATAATGAAGGAATTAAAGGTGTATCGAATCAATTGAGTACTATTAATCCAAACGATATCGAAAGTTTTACAGTTCTTAAAGATGCATCAGCGACCGCTATATACGGTTCACGTGCATCTAATGGTGTTATCATAATCACGACCAAAAAAGGTTCTGCTGGAGCTCGTCCTGCAGTTTCTTATGATGGGAATGTATCTATGGGTATTAAAAGAAATATGATTGATGCTTTGAATGCTGCTGAATATACTAACTTGATTAAAGAAAGATATGGCGAAGGTAGTGATGCGGTTAAAGCTTTAGGCACTGCTGATACAGATTGGCAAAATGAAATATACCGTACAGCAATAAGCACAGATCATAACTTAACCATCTCAGGAGGCTTTAAAAATTTACCTTATCGTGCAACATTTGGCTATACTAACCAGAATGGTATCTTGAAAACATCTAATTTTGAACGTTATACAGCATCTTTCAACTTGAGTCCTTCATTTTTCAATGATCACTTAAAGATGAATTTGAATGCAAAAGGGATGATCGTTAAAAACCGTTTTGCAGATACT
The Bacteroides sedimenti genome window above contains:
- a CDS encoding putative porin yields the protein MKRITFIYILFTVLSQTSLHAQYREMPGSPNRMNNRNTSDNRNGQNNEEHQDSTKVNSASIDPKLYMWTVDERLGNIQLIPADTAFHHFQNQNLVEGVTGHKNHLGNLGSPSMSRIYFERSDFSQYLFIDPYSSFFVKPQEFKFSNSRLPYTNLTYFKSGSSVDGEERFKSYFSVNVNKRMAFGFNIDYQYGRGFYSNQSTAHFNGSLFGSYLGSHYQAHLLYNNFFTKMVENGGITDDRYITNPLAMSEGKKKYEPVNIPTLFTDTWNRNHDSYIFLTHRYNLGFNREKENEKKQKEKEFVPVTSFIHTVKYESARRKYLSLSENKDFYENIYINKNALSSKDSTSYSSIKNTFAIALLEGFNKYAQAGLTGFISHEIRQYKLMDKDSVSVNKYTENEVYAGGELSRKSGKLLHYSATGEVGILKESIGQFRLKGNMDLNFRFKKDTVTFIARGTISNTLPAFYLRHYHSNHFWWDNDDLSKEFKTRMEGEFSVKRWETNLKVGVENIKNYTYFNSKAVPEQYNGNIQIISAVLSQNFKAGILHLDNEVSYQKTSNSTVLPLPDFSLYHNLYLETKISKKVLSVQLGADVRYFTKYMAPVYTPAIGNFNLQDAAKSVEIGGYPIVNLYANLHLKRTRIFAMLYHVNQGSGGNSFYVPHYPINPRIFKLGISWNFYD
- a CDS encoding family 65 glycosyl hydrolase domain-containing protein, with the protein product MKKYLKTDEWNIIEEGFHVKDQRASESIFSIGNGRIGQRGNFEEKYTGDTLQGSYIAGIYFQDRTRVGWWKNGYPRYFSRMPNAPYWSGINLRLIDEELDLELWDVDQFDRKLSMRDGISERTFTVTSPKGYTLQIHVERFYSMTQLNLCLIKYSVTSVNYEGKISLLPYINGDVVHESSNFNEKMWNIILAETTREYALLWAQTKREDSQVCCATTYQLFKNSKEITSRPIRIEKEKLVGFSVGSDVKPGERLSLIKYTSIVSSLYCDRKKLVEQSVSEAQKAKSTGWENLLEEQRKEWSKIWDIMDVKIEGDDEVQQAIRFNIFQIRQNYKGDNPSLNIGAKGFTGEKYGGNTQWNTELCCIPYYLLSGSEKLAVNLLLYRYNHLPKAIENAEKLGFLNGAALYPMVTMDGNECHNEWEITFEEIHRNGIIAYTIDLYTNYTGKTDYVAKYGLEVLIGISRFWSQRVSFSTPKQKYVILGVTGPNEYENNVDNNWYTNYSCVQNLKSTLHYLKLVQKEYPTEYQRIIAKTNFEPEETKRWKDIIENMFFPEDKETGIFVQQDGYLDKELNVVADINPAERPISQHWSWDRILRSCFIKQSDVLLGIYLYGNNFSRSTVKKNFKFYEPRTLHESSLSYFVHSILAARIGDIEKAYDLFLKATRLDLDDYNNDLKEGLHITSMPGSWLALVEGFAGIKLKNGKVSFDPLIPQKWKSYSFKVNFNGYFLLIKIAKEEIIVNNLAEVDIDIQVLDQNYTIKRNGFLTIPLK
- a CDS encoding MFS transporter produces the protein MKTKPDLSFWKLWNISFGFFGVQIAYALQSANISRIFATLGADPHNLSYFWILPPLAGIIVQPIIGSASDKTWTRFGRRIPYLFVGSLIAVIIMCLLPNAGSFTKIFNAMLFGIIALMFLDTSINMAMQPFKMMVGDFVNEKQKGLAYSIQSFLCNAGSLVGYMFPFIFTFFGISNIAEKGLVPDSVIYSFYIGAAILILCVIYTTIKVKEMPPKEFEEFHGITAAEKKEKTDFISLLIHAPKVFWTVGLVQFFSWAAFMYMWTYTNGAIADNVWGTTNTATAEYQEAGNWVGVLFAIQAIGSVCWAVVLPMFKSRKFAYSFSLLLGGLGFISTQFMHNQYILFAAYFLIGFAWAAMLAMPFTILTNSISGKNMGAYLGLFNGTICIPQICAALVGGILLRVVGGKQVNMLVLAGCFLIIGAACVWIIKETLPKHKLNSAEN
- a CDS encoding LacI family DNA-binding transcriptional regulator, which gives rise to MNYKPQITIKDIAKALNVSPSTVSRALKNNPDISEETRNIINKFAREHNYKPNELAFNLRTSRSNTIGVIIPQFIHHFFSCVLDGIEEVASKAGYNIIIAQSNEEYEREVKIVHSFLAARVCGVITSLAKDTSHYEHYQELLDNNIPIVFYDRICTGINTERVVVDDYAGAFSAVEYMIQTGCKRILFYSAPLHLEISKNRRNGYLDAMRKYKIPVDDSMIKICDTREQAIAITPDILESPDRPDGFFAINDETASGILYSCKLAELKVPEEISICGFSDGIIAQTTDPKLTTVEQHGKEVGESAINLLIEKLENKNPEEKRSGNKIVKTNLIVRGTTK